The Aestuariibius sp. HNIBRBA575 nucleotide sequence TGATCGGGCCGATGCCGCGCTGTATCAGGCGAAATCATCGGGCCGCAATATGGTGAATATTTCGCTCTCAGCCGCCTGATTGTGATCTGGAATCGCTGCGATCCGCTGGGCTGTGGTGCCGATTATCGCGCTGAATATCCCGAAACGCCCGGTCCAAACGATCGGCAAATGCGCTGCGTTCTTCTGCGGTCATATTGCGAATAATATCGACCAAAGCCGCCTGCCCCGCATCGACCAACCGGGTGGTTCGATTACGTTGATCTGACAATTGATCCTCGATCACGGTTGCATCAAATGGATCCGCATTCAGCGCTGCGATGAATGCGGTTTTGTTGATCCGGCGTTCCCGCGGCCCCAAGGGGCGCAAATCATCCCGCCCCCGCAGCGCTTCTCCGATCTGACGACGCTGTTCAGGCGCTAAGGCACGCACATATGGGCCGAGGTTCAGGTCAAACCGGGGCGGACCGCCCGCTTTGCCAGACAGGACCGCGCCAACAATCACCCCGCCCACCAACAGGTTCAGTGCCAGTGATACAACCAGCAAAATACGTGTGGCGCGGCTGATCGATTTTTTGGGGTTAGTCGTGTTTGACTGCATGTTTTCAGACGTCATTTCAGCCCTCCAATCCCAATAATGTGCTTTCCGGATAAAGCGAAATTGTTGTCGCATCCCCGGTGATCCCCGTCATCCAGGTTTCAACCGATTCTGGTGGTGCGATGCCAAACCACAGGCCAATCGCGCAGGCTGTGGTCAATCCGCCCAACGATGTCCAGCCACCAATGGCCGCCAGCATGGTCCCCCACAGTCCCAATTGCGGGGCAGCAGCATCCGGTCGGGGCATATGATTGGCCGCATCAGAAATAATCCGCGCCATTAATGCATCCGAAACGTCTGGATCGTCGCCGCGCAATTCAGCAAACAGGGTGTCCACCATCGCAAGATCAGCATCGTCATCATGTGTCTGTGCCATTTTTGCTCCGATCTTTTTTGGGCCCGCTGTGTCGGGGTTAAAATCTTTTGGGTCAATCATCTTCGAACCCCAGTTCTGCTTTGCGTCCGGCCAGTAATCCGGCCAGGGCGCGTTTCCCCCGTGCGGTCAAACTTTCGACTGCGCGCGGTGAAATGTCCATAATTTCGGCAATTTCAGGGTTACCGAGCCCCTCTAAATGACGCAATGAAACCGCTTGGGCCTGACGGTCGGGCAATTGTCCCAGCGCGGTTTTTAACGCGGCAAACCGGGTTTTACGCTGGATTTGTTCAGGCGCTGATGGCGTCGGATCCGTGGGTTCCGCGATATCATCCAGCCCAACCCCACGGCGTTTGCGCAATTGATCCGTGCACAGATTTGCAATCACCCGGTACAGCCAAGTCGACACTTGTGCCTCATTGAGACGCCAATCAGGGGCGATTTTCCACAACCTGATCATGGCCTCTTGCACCACATCTTCGGCGGCGGTTGAATTTTTGAGCAGCCGCGTCGCCTGTGCCAATGCACGGGGTGCCAAACGCGCCGTCAAAATCCGTGCCGCCGACAAATCGCCAGCCGCATAGGCCAGTAACAGCGCACCATCATCGCGCGGATCCGGGGTGCCGGCCGCAGCGTTTGAAGATTGTATATCACCGCCAGAAGCCATGTATGTGTCGTAGCGCCTATCAAACATTTGAGCAATCAGCCGAAAGAGTGAAGGAAAGGGACTGGGAACGAAATGGTCCCTTTCCTTCGGCTTTGATGTTAGCCGCGATCGCGGCCTTCACCATGACGCCCGCCATCGTGACGCCCACCATCGTGACGGCCATGGCGGCCCTCTTTGGCGGATTCAAATTCTTCGGCGCTGATTACACCGTCTTCGTTCGCATCCATACGTGCGAAACCTGACCCTCTGCGTTCGCTTTGTCCCATTTCATCCATCTGCAGCACGCCATCTTCGTTGGCATCCATCCGGCTGACCATACGTTCAATGCGTCGCTCTATGCGGGACTGGTTCTGGGATTGCGCGGCGGCCAACATTTCTTCTGCGCTCAATGCGCCATCCCCATCTGTATCCGCAGCGGAGAACCGCTCCAACATAGGGGCTTGCAGCTCTTCTTGGCTCAGGGTGCCGTTTGCATCTGTGTCCAACTCTTCAAATGTTGGGCGGTTTTGGTCACCCATTCCGCCCATGCCACCGGGACGGGCTTCGGCCGCTGTCACACCAAGACCTGCAATCAGGGCAGCGATCAAAATCTGAGTTTTCATTTGGTATCCTCTCAAGGTTTAGTCTGTTGTTCATTTAGTTTGCCCGCGGCCCTCAACTGCCGAAGACATACCTAGAACGCAGCCCAGGCAAGGTTCCGTCGCAGATTTTTAAAAAAGTTTGCCCCAAACCCCAAAACCCATGCGCGACATCCCGACGCGGCGGCAATGTGGGGGTTTTATTTGACTGTTCGCACAGACATGTCAGAACCTAATAATGAGAGAGAGAATTGAAATGACAAGCCAAGACACAAATAACGATGTGCAGGCTGGTGTGGTTGTTGACGATCGCCCTATGAAACCTGCAATGTGGCGCGGATTTCGCCGTCGTTGTCCAAATTGCGGACAAGGCGCGATGTTTGACGGCTACCTAAAGGTTGCCGATGAATGCACTGTGTGCCGCCAAGAGTTGCACCATCAGCGGGCAGATGACGGTCCAGCCTATCTGACCATTCTGGTGGTAGGCCACCTGTTGGCGGTTTTGATCCATGTGGTTTGGAACAATTTTCGTCCCGATCCGATGGTGATGGCCACAATCTTTACTATTGGGTGTGTGGGGCTGTCTTTGTACCTGTTGCCACGGCTCAAAGGGGTGGTTGTCGCGATCCAATGGTCGCGTCGGATGCATGGATTTGGCGACAAATCATGACGACAAAAACTGGGCCCGTGGTGGATAAAACAGCGATCCGGAATGCGGCAACGATCCTATTGTTGCGCGACCGTGCCACCGCCCCCAAGGTTTTAATGGGACAACGAGGCGCCAAAGCCGCCTTTATGCCCAACAAATATGTGTTTCCCGGCGGGGCGGTCGATGCGGGGGATGCACAGATCCCGCTGGCGCGATCCCTGCCCGATCTTTGTCAGGCACGTCTGAACGAAGAAAGCGATCTATCCGCAGAAACACTGGCCGTGGCTGCCATTCGCGAATTGTGGGAAGAGACCGGTCAAATTCTGGGGCAGCCTACGGATGAGACGACACATTGGTCGGATGCGCCGCAGGATTGGGCCGGATTTGCCGCCGCCGGCTATCGCCCCGATGCAGCCCCCCTGCAATTTGTGTTTCGTGCGGTCACCCCCACGGGGCGCCCCCGCCGGTTTGATGCGCGGTTCTTTTTGGCGGATGCAGACGATCTGGCCACGGACCCTGATGATTTTGAAGGGGCCGAAGATGAGCTAAGCCATCTTCACTGGGTGCTGTTGTCAGAGGCCCGCGCGTTGGATTTGCCGTTTATCACGCAGGTGGTTTTGGCGGAAATTGCCGCGCGTGCCCATGACCACACGCCTCCAAAATCCGTGCCCTTTTTTCGCAATGACGACGAGGCGCATCTCATTTCGCGTTTGGATGGGATCAGTCCGTTGGCGAAATAACCCTTAGGCAAACACGATCAATGCCAGAATGGACAATGTCAGGAATCCGACGCCTGCCAATTCACGCATCGACACTTTTTCTTTGAAAAACAGCACGGTAGCCATCAACGAAAGCAGCAACTCGACCTGTCCCACGGCATTTACATAGCCCACTTTTTGCAACGTGAACGCCGTGAACCAGCAGATCGATCCGGCCATGGACGTGATCCCAACCAGCGCGGCCACCCGCCATGCCCTGAGCACGCGGATCACCTCTCCGCGTTCGCGCCAAATCAGGTAGGCACCCAAAATCAAGGTCTGAAACGCCGTGACACAGGCCAACGTGGTCAAGGCGCGCAAAAACACATCCCCCGTTTCCAATGACAGCGATGCACCGCGATATCCTACCCCGGAAATGCCAAAAAACACGCCAGATGTCAGGCCCAAACCGCTGGCCCGGTTGAATATGCGATGTCGCCATGGACCGGTCGCATTGGGCGGGTCTGACAGCAACAGCACCCCGACCAGCCCGATCAGAATGGCCACCAATCCCAGCGTGCTGACCCCTTCGCCTAGAACCACAATGCTCACCAGAACAGACAGCAGCACTTCGGTCTTTTTGAAGGTGATCCCAACGGCAAAATTACGATGCGAAAACAAAGCGACAACGCACATCGTCGCCAAAATCTGGCTGATGCCCCCAGCAATGGCATAGGGCCAAAATCCGCCGGGGATCTGAGGCATGGTTTGGTCGCTAAACGACGCATAGCCAAACACCAAAATAGCAACCAACGGCGCTGAATAGATGAACCGGGCAAAGGTCGCGCCCCCCGTGCTCAGCTGGGTTGATTTCAAATGTTTTTGCAACATAAACCGCAGGGTTTGCGCAAAAGCGGCCAACAGAGTGACGGGAATCCAGATATCCATCCTGTCCTATCGCCCAGTTTTACCCCCGAGGCCAGAGCGGATGTGGCACCGGGTCCTTGGCCCGAAACAAATGGCGCCTAAAAATTTCGGCGTAGGTGGCATAGCTATAGTGTTCGTTGATGCGCAAATATCGGTTCGGATTGCGATCAAATGCATCGGGCAACTGATACCAGGGCATCCGCGGATGCATGTGATGAACGACGTGTAAGTTATTGTTCAAAAACAGAAAGGCTAACGGTCCACGATCCTGAATGATCACCGTTCTGGCGCGCGATTTTTCATGGGCTTGGTGTTCCAAAAATGTGCGAATTTTAAGCAGCGACAACCCCAGATAAGCCGCACAAAAATAGGCCCATATCGACAATGCCGACGATGTGATCACAAGCACCACAACCAGTGTCGCAGGAATATGCCAGAGCC carries:
- a CDS encoding periplasmic heavy metal sensor is translated as MTSENMQSNTTNPKKSISRATRILLVVSLALNLLVGGVIVGAVLSGKAGGPPRFDLNLGPYVRALAPEQRRQIGEALRGRDDLRPLGPRERRINKTAFIAALNADPFDATVIEDQLSDQRNRTTRLVDAGQAALVDIIRNMTAEERSAFADRLDRAFRDIQRDNRHHSPADRSDSRSQSGG
- a CDS encoding RNA polymerase sigma factor; translation: MASGGDIQSSNAAAGTPDPRDDGALLLAYAAGDLSAARILTARLAPRALAQATRLLKNSTAAEDVVQEAMIRLWKIAPDWRLNEAQVSTWLYRVIANLCTDQLRKRRGVGLDDIAEPTDPTPSAPEQIQRKTRFAALKTALGQLPDRQAQAVSLRHLEGLGNPEIAEIMDISPRAVESLTARGKRALAGLLAGRKAELGFEDD
- a CDS encoding EF-hand domain-containing protein — encoded protein: MKTQILIAALIAGLGVTAAEARPGGMGGMGDQNRPTFEELDTDANGTLSQEELQAPMLERFSAADTDGDGALSAEEMLAAAQSQNQSRIERRIERMVSRMDANEDGVLQMDEMGQSERRGSGFARMDANEDGVISAEEFESAKEGRHGRHDGGRHDGGRHGEGRDRG
- a CDS encoding DUF983 domain-containing protein, giving the protein MTSQDTNNDVQAGVVVDDRPMKPAMWRGFRRRCPNCGQGAMFDGYLKVADECTVCRQELHHQRADDGPAYLTILVVGHLLAVLIHVVWNNFRPDPMVMATIFTIGCVGLSLYLLPRLKGVVVAIQWSRRMHGFGDKS
- a CDS encoding NUDIX domain-containing protein codes for the protein MTTKTGPVVDKTAIRNAATILLLRDRATAPKVLMGQRGAKAAFMPNKYVFPGGAVDAGDAQIPLARSLPDLCQARLNEESDLSAETLAVAAIRELWEETGQILGQPTDETTHWSDAPQDWAGFAAAGYRPDAAPLQFVFRAVTPTGRPRRFDARFFLADADDLATDPDDFEGAEDELSHLHWVLLSEARALDLPFITQVVLAEIAARAHDHTPPKSVPFFRNDDEAHLISRLDGISPLAK
- a CDS encoding EamA family transporter, encoding MDIWIPVTLLAAFAQTLRFMLQKHLKSTQLSTGGATFARFIYSAPLVAILVFGYASFSDQTMPQIPGGFWPYAIAGGISQILATMCVVALFSHRNFAVGITFKKTEVLLSVLVSIVVLGEGVSTLGLVAILIGLVGVLLLSDPPNATGPWRHRIFNRASGLGLTSGVFFGISGVGYRGASLSLETGDVFLRALTTLACVTAFQTLILGAYLIWRERGEVIRVLRAWRVAALVGITSMAGSICWFTAFTLQKVGYVNAVGQVELLLSLMATVLFFKEKVSMRELAGVGFLTLSILALIVFA